A part of Aegilops tauschii subsp. strangulata cultivar AL8/78 chromosome 2, Aet v6.0, whole genome shotgun sequence genomic DNA contains:
- the LOC109782920 gene encoding pathogenesis-related protein 1 has protein sequence MASTSSWAHEIEASVAAPRLFRAGVMDWHTLAPKLAPQVVASAHPVEGEGGVGSVRQFNFTSAMPFSVVKERLDFLDADGCECRSTLLEGGHVGTVIETATSCIKVEPAAGGGSVVKVESTYKLLPGVEEAQYEVAKAKESVTAIFKAAEAYLIANPDAYN, from the exons ATGGCCTCCACCAGCAGCTGGGCGCACGAGATCGAGGCGTCCGTGGCGGCGCCACGGCTGTTCCGCGCCGGCGTCATGGACTGGCACACGCTGGCGCCCAAGCTCGCCCCGCAGGTCGTCGCCAGCGCCCACCCCGTCGAGGGCGAGGGCGGCGTCGGCAGCGTCAGGCAGTTCAACTTCACCTCAG CCATGCCCTTCAGCGTCGTGAAGGAGAGGCTCGACTTTCTGGACGCGGACGGGTGCGAGTGCCGGTCGACCCTCCTCGAGGGCGGGCACGTCGGCACGGTCATCGAGACGGCCACGTCGTGCATCAAGGTGGagccggcggccggcggcggcagcGTCGTCAAGGTGGAGTCCACGTACAAGCTGCTGCCGGGCGTGGAGGAGGCCCAGTACGAGGTCGCCAAGGCCAAGGAGTCCGTCACCGCCATCTTTAAGGCCGCCGAGGCGTACCTCATCGCCAACCCGGACGCCTACAACTAA